In a single window of the Antennarius striatus isolate MH-2024 chromosome 3, ASM4005453v1, whole genome shotgun sequence genome:
- the zgc:101858 gene encoding 3-oxoacyl-[acyl-carrier-protein] reductase FabG has product MSSDDAFKVSSLRGKVALITGASSGIGAGTSILFAKLGALLALNGRDMENLNQVARQCTECGAAEPLLVPGDLTDEETVKKTVEQTIAHYGRLDVLVNSAGILTMGSIETTDLAQYDKTMNTNVRSVYHLTHLCVPHLIKTKGSIVNVSSINGQRSFPNVLAYCMSKSAIDQFTRCVALELASKQVRVNSVCPGVIVTEIHKRAGQDEEQYAKFLVHCKQTHALGRPGEVDEVAQSIAFLASDAASFITGVNLPIDGGRHAMCPR; this is encoded by the exons ATGTCATCAGATGATGCCTTTAAG GTGTCCTCCCTGAGGGGAAAAGTCGCTTTGATTACCGGGGCCAGTTCGGGCATCGGAGCCGGTACCAGCATCCTGTTCGCCAAACTGGGAGCCTTGTTGGCTCTGAATGGCCGTGACATGGAAAACCTCAACCAAGTGGCCAGACAGTGCACTGAGTGTGGCGCTGCAGAG CCTTTGCTCGTTCCAGGAGATCTCACTGACGAGGAGACTGTGAAGAAGACAGTGGAACAAACAATCGCTCACTATGGCCGACTGGATGTCTTGGTCAACAGTGCTGGTATCCTAACCATGGGTTCCATTGAAACAACAGACCTGGCTCAGTATGACAAGACCATGAATACCAATGTCAG atCTGTGTATCACCTGACTCATCTCTGCGTGCCCCATTTGATCAAGACGAAGGGATCTATAGTCAATGTTTCCAGCATCAATGGACAGAGATCT TTCCCAAATGTGCTGGCCTATTGCATGTCCAAGTCTGCCATTGATCAGTTCACACGCTGCGTTGCACTTG AACTGGCAAGTAAGCAAGTCAGAGTGAACTCTGTCTG CCCAGGTGTGATTGTGACAGAGATCCACAAGAGAGCAGGACAAGATGAGGAGCAGTACGCCAAG TTTCTTGTCCACTGTAAGCAGACTCATGCCCTCGGTCGACCAGGGGAGGTGGATGAGGTGGCCCAGAGCATCGCCTTTCTGGCATCTGATGCAGCCAGCTTTATTACTGGAGTCAATCTGCCCATTGATGGGGGCCGGCATGCCATGTGCCCAAGATGA